A region of Candidatus Omnitrophota bacterium DNA encodes the following proteins:
- the folE gene encoding GTP cyclohydrolase I FolE, translating to MREIDKKKIIKAVTMILEAVGENPKRKDLQETPRRVAEMYGEIFAGISQDPAKELEVVLDQKHEEIILLKNIPLYSVCEHHLLPFLGRAHIAYIPKEGRVTGLSKLGRAVDILAKRPQVQERLTTQIAEVIMRELKPRGCMVVIEAEHLCMSMRGLKKPGISTVTSAVRGVFRSNEKTRSETLSLIKS from the coding sequence GTGAGAGAGATCGACAAGAAGAAGATAATCAAGGCCGTGACTATGATACTCGAGGCGGTCGGAGAGAACCCTAAACGCAAAGACCTGCAGGAGACCCCGCGCAGGGTAGCGGAGATGTACGGGGAGATATTCGCCGGGATAAGCCAGGACCCGGCCAAGGAACTCGAGGTCGTCCTCGACCAGAAACACGAGGAGATAATCCTCCTTAAGAATATTCCTCTTTATTCCGTGTGCGAACACCACCTGTTGCCGTTCCTCGGGAGGGCCCATATCGCCTATATCCCAAAAGAGGGCAGGGTGACTGGCTTAAGCAAGCTGGGCAGGGCGGTAGATATACTCGCCAAGAGGCCGCAGGTCCAGGAAAGGCTTACGACCCAGATCGCCGAGGTCATAATGCGCGAGCTCAAGCCCCGCGGATGCATGGTCGTGATAGAGGCCGAGCATCTCTGCATGTCGATGAGGGGTTTGAAGAAGCCCGGGATATCGACGGTCACGAGCGCGGTGAGGGGCGTATTCCGTTCGAACGAGAAGACGCGGTCCGAGACGCTCTCGCTCATAAAGTCGTGA
- a CDS encoding STAS domain-containing protein, with the protein MVVKDRKVGDAVVLEVEGEINFTSSPDFRKAFIKVLDSKAQKAVINLAGVAYVDSSGLATLVEAHQKIKSIGGKLKLASLTPKVKSLFEITKLEKLFEIYATEEDALKSA; encoded by the coding sequence ATGGTAGTAAAAGATAGGAAGGTCGGAGACGCGGTCGTGCTGGAAGTGGAGGGCGAGATAAATTTCACCTCATCCCCGGATTTCAGGAAGGCCTTTATTAAGGTCCTGGATTCGAAGGCGCAGAAAGCCGTCATAAACCTAGCCGGAGTGGCTTATGTCGACTCGTCCGGACTGGCAACGCTCGTCGAGGCGCACCAGAAGATAAAGAGCATAGGCGGCAAGCTTAAGCTCGCCAGCCTCACCCCTAAGGTGAAGAGCCTGTTTGAAATAACAAAATTAGAGAAACTTTTCGAGATATACGCCACAGAAGAGGATGCCTTAAAGTCCGCTTAA
- the purH gene encoding bifunctional phosphoribosylaminoimidazolecarboxamide formyltransferase/IMP cyclohydrolase: MTRIKRALISVSDKKGIVDFARGLEKLGVEIISTGGTAKVLKENRIKIRAISDVTGSPEMLSGRVKTLHPKIHGGILARRGDKEHMSQARKHKIGLIDMVVVNLYPFEDTVRNPRVKLDAAVEMIDIGGPAMIRSAAKNFDDVAVLCNPGRYLCVLMELQKNDCSLSDDTREALALEAFGHTAKYDAAIYAFLSGRLGRTKDKFPDLLHLVFERAQGLRYGENPHQKAAFYADAVKPAYGFGNMKQLHGKELSFNNFLDLHSAVQIVKDFEAPTACVVKHNSPCGVASSLRLDQAYKDAFACDTLSAFGGIVGLNRKVDVKTAKAISDSGFLECVIAPSYEAAALKILTEKKNVRIIEYKDIGKGPERGVYSCDVKKIEGGMLLQEQDELGIGKSDLKTVTKKSPSESQIKSLLFAWKVAKHVRSNAIVIVKGEKTVGIGGGQPSRVDSAKIAIRKAGKSAKDSCLATDGFFPKPDSVQLAGKAGISAIIQPGGSIKDEDSVKAADKARIAMVTTGVRHFRH, translated from the coding sequence ATGACTAGGATAAAGAGGGCGCTTATCAGCGTTTCCGACAAGAAGGGCATTGTCGATTTCGCCAGGGGACTCGAGAAGCTAGGCGTGGAGATCATCTCGACAGGCGGGACCGCGAAGGTCCTGAAAGAGAACAGGATAAAGATCCGCGCCATCTCGGACGTGACGGGTTCTCCCGAGATGCTGAGCGGGCGCGTGAAGACCCTCCACCCCAAGATCCACGGCGGGATACTCGCGCGACGCGGCGACAAAGAACACATGTCCCAGGCCAGGAAGCACAAAATAGGCCTGATCGACATGGTCGTCGTGAACCTCTACCCGTTCGAGGACACGGTCAGGAATCCCAGGGTCAAGCTCGATGCGGCCGTAGAGATGATAGATATAGGCGGGCCGGCGATGATACGCTCGGCCGCCAAGAACTTCGATGATGTCGCCGTCTTATGCAATCCCGGCAGGTACCTCTGCGTGCTGATGGAATTGCAGAAGAACGATTGTTCCCTTTCGGATGACACGCGCGAGGCGCTCGCGTTAGAGGCATTCGGCCATACGGCGAAGTATGACGCGGCGATATACGCTTTTTTAAGCGGACGTTTGGGCCGGACAAAGGACAAATTCCCCGACCTGCTCCATCTCGTCTTCGAGAGGGCGCAGGGCCTGCGTTACGGCGAGAATCCGCACCAGAAGGCCGCCTTCTACGCAGACGCGGTAAAACCGGCTTACGGTTTCGGGAATATGAAACAGCTTCATGGCAAGGAACTCTCGTTCAATAACTTCCTGGACCTGCACTCCGCGGTCCAGATAGTAAAGGATTTTGAGGCTCCCACCGCGTGCGTCGTCAAGCATAATTCTCCCTGCGGGGTCGCTTCATCCCTGCGGCTCGACCAGGCATATAAAGATGCCTTTGCCTGCGATACCCTTTCGGCGTTCGGCGGCATAGTGGGCCTCAACAGGAAGGTCGACGTAAAGACCGCGAAGGCGATATCGGATTCGGGGTTCCTGGAATGCGTGATCGCCCCCTCTTATGAGGCCGCCGCCCTTAAGATACTGACCGAGAAGAAGAACGTGCGGATAATCGAATATAAAGATATTGGAAAAGGGCCTGAACGCGGCGTCTATTCATGCGACGTAAAGAAGATCGAGGGCGGGATGTTGCTGCAGGAGCAGGATGAGCTCGGGATCGGGAAGTCAGACCTGAAGACTGTGACAAAGAAAAGCCCTTCGGAAAGCCAGATAAAATCACTCCTTTTCGCATGGAAAGTAGCTAAGCACGTCAGGTCTAATGCTATAGTCATCGTTAAGGGGGAGAAGACGGTGGGCATAGGCGGCGGGCAGCCGAGCAGGGTCGATTCGGCGAAAATAGCCATCAGGAAAGCGGGGAAGAGCGCCAAGGATTCCTGCCTCGCGACCGACGGGTTCTTCCCGAAGCCGGATTCGGTGCAATTGGCTGGAAAAGCGGGCATATCCGCTATAATACAGCCGGGCGGCTCGATAAAAGACGAGGATTCCGTCAAGGCCGCGGATAAGGCCAGGATCGCGATGGTGACGACCGGCGTAAGGCATTTCAGGCATTAA
- a CDS encoding divergent PAP2 family protein, which translates to MNNSVFLVFQNKVFWATLLGWVTAQTIKIVINSIRERKFNFRWVVSTGGMPSAHSSGVMALATAVGIQQGFDSALFVAALVFAVVIAFDAQGVRRATGQQAEILNKIMDDIYWRRKIQESRLKELIGHTPFEVFVGSLIGIVIAAIIML; encoded by the coding sequence ATGAATAACTCAGTCTTCCTGGTCTTCCAGAACAAGGTCTTTTGGGCCACGCTCCTTGGCTGGGTGACCGCCCAAACCATCAAGATAGTCATAAACAGCATCAGGGAGAGGAAATTTAACTTCCGCTGGGTGGTGAGCACCGGCGGCATGCCCAGCGCCCACTCTTCAGGCGTGATGGCCCTGGCTACCGCCGTCGGCATCCAGCAGGGATTCGATTCGGCGCTTTTTGTCGCCGCTCTGGTCTTTGCTGTTGTCATCGCCTTCGATGCGCAGGGTGTCAGGCGCGCCACAGGCCAGCAGGCCGAGATCCTGAACAAGATAATGGATGACATCTACTGGCGCCGGAAGATACAGGAAAGCAGGCTCAAGGAACTCATCGGGCACACGCCTTTTGAAGTATTTGTAGGTTCGTTGATAGGGATAGTGATCGCCGCAATCATAATGCTTTAG
- a CDS encoding L,D-transpeptidase family protein, with product MKIKAFLPAVVIAVVVIGLLVIFLPKIQFAPKEGEALLSQAALYEKDNKIPEARDAYKKAYEEYPDPAIVKVAKPKAEELSMKILFSPIVDSDSREYTVQAGDTLGKIAKVFGTTVDLIKKSNNLTGDNIRLGQKLKVVTSKFSVVVDKSQNILMLKQNDNVMKTYKVATGLNNCTPVGTFKITTKLVDPVWYKTGAAVPPGSPENILGTRWMGISKEGYGIHGTTDPSSLGKQATAGCVRMLNSEVEELYGILPEGTEVTIVD from the coding sequence ATGAAGATAAAAGCTTTTTTGCCCGCGGTAGTGATCGCGGTAGTAGTGATAGGATTACTAGTAATATTCCTGCCCAAGATCCAGTTCGCACCTAAAGAGGGCGAGGCGTTGCTATCGCAGGCCGCGCTCTATGAGAAGGATAATAAGATCCCGGAGGCGAGGGATGCCTACAAAAAAGCATATGAGGAGTATCCGGACCCGGCGATAGTAAAAGTTGCGAAACCGAAAGCGGAAGAGCTCAGCATGAAGATACTCTTCTCGCCGATCGTGGACAGCGACAGCAGGGAATACACGGTCCAGGCCGGAGATACGCTGGGCAAGATAGCGAAGGTCTTCGGTACGACCGTCGACCTCATCAAGAAATCCAATAACCTTACCGGCGATAACATAAGGCTGGGGCAGAAATTAAAAGTAGTGACCTCGAAATTCAGCGTCGTCGTCGATAAATCGCAGAATATACTCATGCTCAAGCAGAACGATAACGTAATGAAGACTTACAAGGTTGCCACCGGCCTGAACAACTGCACGCCCGTAGGCACTTTCAAGATAACGACGAAACTGGTCGACCCGGTCTGGTATAAGACGGGCGCGGCCGTCCCTCCGGGAAGCCCGGAGAATATACTGGGGACGCGCTGGATGGGCATTTCCAAGGAAGGATACGGTATCCACGGCACGACCGACCCGTCCTCCCTCGGAAAACAGGCGACGGCCGGCTGCGTAAGGATGCTTAACAGCGAAGTCGAGGAACTTTACGGTATATTGCCGGAAGGCACAGAAGTCACGATAGTCGACTAA
- a CDS encoding acetyl-CoA carboxylase carboxyltransferase subunit alpha, which translates to MNGIGLDFEKPILELERKIEELKKFTSSENIDLSTEIKKLEDKLDKVKKEVFEGLTPWQRVQIARHPKRPYTLDYVGLIMTDFSEIHGDRVFGDDKALICGFAKIDGQKVIVMGHQKGRDTKENLMRNFGSAHPEGYRKAMRVMKLGEKFKLPVIVFIDTPGAYPGIGAEERGQAEAIALNLMEMARIKVPIICFIIGEGGSGGALGIGVGDRICVLENAYYSVISPEGCAAILWKDRARAPDAAKALKLTAQDLLGLGLIDEIVHEPLGGAHRDPAMTAAAIKEAVKRYLKDLSALAPAALIEARYEKYRKIGAFSTE; encoded by the coding sequence ATGAACGGAATCGGCCTGGATTTCGAAAAACCCATACTTGAGCTTGAGCGCAAGATCGAAGAGCTCAAGAAATTCACCTCCTCGGAGAACATAGACCTCTCCACGGAGATAAAGAAACTCGAGGACAAGCTCGACAAGGTAAAAAAAGAGGTCTTCGAAGGGCTCACTCCCTGGCAGAGGGTCCAGATCGCCCGCCATCCCAAAAGGCCTTATACTTTAGATTACGTAGGGCTTATCATGACCGATTTTTCCGAGATACACGGGGACAGGGTCTTCGGCGATGACAAGGCCCTGATATGCGGCTTTGCGAAGATAGACGGGCAGAAGGTCATCGTCATGGGCCACCAGAAGGGCCGTGACACCAAAGAGAACCTGATGAGGAACTTCGGCTCCGCGCATCCGGAAGGGTACAGGAAGGCGATGAGGGTGATGAAGCTGGGCGAGAAGTTCAAGCTGCCCGTGATAGTCTTCATAGACACGCCCGGCGCTTATCCCGGCATCGGCGCGGAAGAGAGGGGACAAGCCGAGGCGATAGCTTTGAACCTCATGGAGATGGCGCGCATAAAGGTGCCGATCATATGTTTCATCATCGGCGAGGGCGGTTCAGGCGGCGCGTTGGGAATAGGCGTGGGTGACAGGATATGCGTCCTCGAGAACGCGTATTATTCCGTGATCTCGCCCGAAGGCTGCGCCGCAATACTCTGGAAGGACAGGGCAAGGGCCCCGGACGCGGCGAAGGCCTTAAAATTGACCGCGCAGGACCTTTTGGGGCTCGGGCTTATCGATGAAATAGTGCACGAACCTCTGGGCGGCGCCCACCGCGACCCGGCCATGACAGCGGCCGCGATAAAAGAAGCCGTAAAAAGATACCTTAAAGACCTTTCGGCACTGGCGCCGGCTGCTCTCATAGAAGCCAGATACGAAAAATACAGGAAGATAGGAGCGTTCTCAACGGAATGA
- a CDS encoding ATP-grasp domain-containing protein, with the protein MGLKVALTYNLKRKTGNTGLPDDYYSEFDSKETIEAIASGLRSGGNEVFLVEADKGLLNWFQNNKVDMVFNIAEGLNGESRESQVPAILDFLGIPYTGSGVMALSVSLNKTLTKKLFEQAGIPTPKYRLVTDPASASDEGLKYPLIAKPNSEGSGKGITMASVVRNKTELIREVERTARVYQQETLVEEFIDGKELTVGILGNYPAAAMPILEIDFSNCKASGEFFYTWKVKEFEKEVEESKGLTPNWHCPARLSAAEAKTVKETALKAFRAIGCVDLSRVDIMLGKEGVPYVLEVNPLPGLDPVDSNFPYIAKCAGLNYPDLMNRILEVALERHNKNKKLALQERSSR; encoded by the coding sequence ATGGGACTTAAGGTAGCCCTTACATATAACCTGAAGAGGAAGACCGGCAATACCGGCCTTCCCGATGATTATTATTCTGAATTTGACAGCAAGGAGACGATCGAGGCGATAGCAAGCGGACTTCGTTCCGGCGGCAATGAAGTATTCCTGGTCGAGGCGGACAAGGGGCTGCTGAACTGGTTCCAGAACAATAAAGTAGACATGGTATTCAATATAGCCGAAGGGCTTAACGGCGAATCGAGGGAATCGCAGGTGCCGGCGATACTCGATTTTCTCGGGATCCCGTATACGGGTTCGGGAGTCATGGCTTTAAGCGTCTCGCTGAACAAGACGCTTACGAAAAAACTTTTCGAGCAGGCGGGGATACCGACGCCGAAATACAGGCTTGTGACGGATCCGGCGTCCGCCTCCGATGAAGGGCTTAAGTATCCGCTTATAGCGAAACCTAACAGCGAGGGCTCGGGCAAGGGAATAACTATGGCCAGCGTCGTCCGGAATAAGACAGAGCTCATCCGCGAGGTCGAGAGGACCGCGCGCGTCTACCAACAGGAGACGCTCGTCGAGGAATTCATCGACGGTAAAGAGCTGACCGTCGGTATACTCGGCAATTATCCGGCCGCCGCGATGCCGATACTCGAGATAGATTTCTCGAACTGCAAGGCCTCGGGCGAATTTTTTTATACATGGAAGGTCAAGGAGTTCGAGAAGGAAGTGGAGGAGAGTAAGGGATTGACCCCGAACTGGCATTGCCCGGCGCGTTTGAGCGCGGCCGAGGCTAAGACGGTAAAAGAGACCGCCCTCAAGGCGTTCCGCGCCATAGGCTGTGTCGACCTTTCCCGCGTCGATATAATGCTCGGGAAAGAAGGCGTCCCGTATGTCCTGGAAGTGAACCCGCTGCCGGGGCTGGACCCGGTAGATTCTAATTTCCCTTATATAGCGAAATGCGCCGGACTCAATTATCCGGACCTGATGAACAGGATACTTGAAGTCGCCCTCGAAAGACACAACAAAAACAAGAAGCTGGCCCTACAAGAAAGGAGTTCACGTTGA
- a CDS encoding folylpolyglutamate synthase/dihydrofolate synthase family protein, with translation MTYQEALKYLDSFVDYEKRPVYDYRSVMKLDRMRALLDGLGNPQRNFRSIHIAGTKGKGSTCAFVYSILKEGGIKAGLYTSPHLLDFKERIRISFPKERDIEEAEVAALVARIKKFLDNFSKSSRFGPPSFFEVYTALAFLFFSIKKTDIAVIEVGMGGRLDATNTLDPLAVGISPVSLDHTDRLGKTVEAIAKEKCGIIKENSIVVSAEQEPAVLNCIRKAAADRKAKLYLVGKDISYEPLTASPEEQTFNVRGLYGEYALLTTPLLGRHQAANAAAAIGLIESLRARGITICSHNITGGIRNVNWPGRLQVVSKSPWIILDGAQNEASAQALKETVKSIFSYKKLYLVFGVSSGKDIKGLARNLFPLADEIFFTRADSPRAVSPEKIRKDFPDYEKRSVATFNAGEAVELARRHAGQEDLILVTGSLFVVGEALKYLGKKSLINEKAV, from the coding sequence ATGACCTATCAGGAAGCGCTAAAATACCTCGATTCATTCGTAGATTACGAGAAGCGTCCCGTATACGATTACCGCTCCGTGATGAAATTGGACAGGATGCGGGCACTGCTCGACGGGCTGGGGAACCCCCAGCGTAATTTCAGGTCGATACACATAGCCGGGACCAAGGGCAAGGGCTCGACCTGCGCTTTCGTATATTCGATATTGAAAGAGGGCGGGATAAAAGCCGGCCTGTACACATCCCCGCATCTGCTGGATTTTAAGGAACGCATAAGGATATCCTTCCCGAAGGAGAGGGATATCGAAGAGGCCGAGGTCGCGGCCCTCGTGGCGAGGATAAAGAAGTTCCTCGACAATTTTTCAAAATCATCCAGGTTCGGTCCGCCTTCCTTCTTCGAGGTCTATACGGCGCTGGCCTTCCTCTTCTTCAGCATAAAGAAAACGGATATCGCCGTGATAGAGGTCGGGATGGGAGGCAGGCTCGACGCCACGAATACGCTCGATCCCCTGGCTGTAGGGATATCCCCGGTAAGCCTCGACCATACGGACAGGCTCGGAAAGACCGTTGAGGCGATCGCTAAGGAGAAGTGCGGCATAATAAAAGAGAATTCCATCGTCGTCTCCGCCGAACAGGAACCGGCGGTATTGAATTGCATACGCAAGGCGGCCGCTGACAGGAAAGCGAAACTTTACCTCGTGGGCAAGGATATATCTTACGAGCCGCTTACGGCGAGCCCGGAGGAGCAAACTTTCAATGTCCGCGGCCTATACGGCGAATACGCTTTACTGACAACTCCTCTCCTGGGGAGGCATCAGGCCGCGAACGCCGCAGCCGCCATCGGGCTGATAGAATCCCTGAGGGCGCGCGGCATAACGATATGTTCGCATAATATAACCGGCGGAATAAGGAACGTCAATTGGCCGGGGAGGCTCCAGGTCGTCTCAAAATCGCCGTGGATAATACTCGACGGCGCGCAGAACGAGGCGTCGGCGCAGGCGCTCAAAGAGACGGTAAAAAGCATCTTCTCCTATAAAAAACTTTATCTTGTATTCGGCGTCTCCTCCGGGAAAGACATAAAAGGCCTGGCTCGCAACCTTTTTCCGCTTGCCGACGAGATCTTCTTTACCAGGGCAGATTCGCCGCGAGCCGTATCGCCGGAAAAGATACGGAAGGATTTTCCGGATTACGAGAAGAGGTCGGTCGCGACATTCAACGCGGGGGAAGCCGTGGAACTGGCGCGGCGCCACGCGGGGCAGGAAGACCTTATACTAGTTACCGGTTCGTTATTCGTGGTCGGCGAGGCCTTAAAATATCTGGGAAAGAAGAGCTTAATAAATGAAAAAGCAGTCTAA
- the mnmE gene encoding tRNA uridine-5-carboxymethylaminomethyl(34) synthesis GTPase MnmE, which translates to MKKQSKIGAEDTIAAISTSLGECAIGIVRLSGKDAAEIADRIFRSKKGKLPSSFRSFTSHFGHVHDKGVVVDEALLTVMRAPKSYTKEEVVEISCHGGVIPLKKALGLVLENGARLAEPGEFTKRAFINGRLDLTQAEAVLDIIRAKTDASLRAALGQLDGRLSSSLNKIRDELISISAEVEASIDFPDEDMEILSGAKTSERLGSVKLEISRLLETADRGIILREGISCVICGKPNVGKSSLLNALIGRERAIVTHIPGTTRDTIEEFVNILGIPFKLTDTAGITPTEDIVEREGVLRSREHIEAADLVLLLLDASSRLTDEDRVLLEDTKGRQRIVVLNKIDLARKLTFAVAKGETVAEVSAKSGEGIGGLKEKMAEKVFGGGVRAAEGAVITNARQKDALRRSYESLTEAIKAVDGKLSPELIAIELRESLDCIGEMVGETVTDDILDKVFSQFCIGK; encoded by the coding sequence ATGAAAAAGCAGTCTAAAATAGGCGCGGAAGATACCATAGCGGCGATATCGACCTCTTTGGGCGAATGCGCTATCGGCATAGTGCGCCTGAGCGGGAAGGACGCCGCCGAGATAGCCGACAGGATATTCCGCTCTAAAAAAGGGAAACTCCCGTCGAGCTTCCGTTCATTCACTTCGCATTTCGGCCATGTCCATGATAAGGGCGTGGTTGTAGATGAGGCCCTGTTGACCGTAATGAGGGCCCCGAAAAGCTACACAAAGGAAGAGGTCGTAGAGATAAGCTGCCACGGCGGCGTAATACCGTTAAAAAAGGCGCTGGGGCTTGTATTGGAGAACGGGGCGCGGCTCGCCGAACCCGGCGAGTTCACAAAGCGCGCTTTTATCAACGGCAGGCTTGACCTTACGCAGGCCGAGGCTGTCCTCGATATAATAAGGGCAAAGACCGACGCCTCGCTAAGGGCGGCGCTGGGCCAGCTCGACGGCAGGCTCTCATCCAGCCTTAACAAGATAAGGGATGAACTTATTTCAATATCTGCGGAGGTCGAGGCTTCAATAGATTTTCCAGATGAAGATATGGAGATATTATCCGGGGCGAAGACCTCGGAACGCCTGGGATCCGTGAAACTGGAGATCTCGCGGCTGCTGGAGACGGCGGACAGGGGCATTATCCTGAGGGAAGGTATTTCTTGCGTAATATGCGGCAAGCCGAATGTCGGGAAATCAAGCCTGCTTAACGCGCTCATCGGAAGAGAGCGGGCCATAGTCACCCATATACCGGGCACGACAAGGGATACCATCGAGGAATTCGTCAATATCCTGGGGATCCCTTTCAAACTGACAGATACGGCCGGCATCACTCCTACCGAGGACATAGTCGAAAGGGAGGGCGTGCTGAGGAGCCGCGAGCATATCGAGGCCGCCGACCTGGTACTGCTCCTCCTCGACGCGAGTTCCCGCCTTACAGATGAGGACAGGGTATTGCTCGAGGATACGAAAGGCCGGCAGAGGATAGTAGTCCTGAATAAGATCGACCTTGCGAGGAAATTAACGTTCGCCGTCGCTAAAGGCGAGACGGTCGCGGAAGTATCCGCGAAGTCAGGCGAAGGCATCGGCGGGCTTAAAGAGAAGATGGCTGAAAAAGTCTTCGGAGGCGGTGTGCGCGCGGCCGAGGGCGCGGTGATAACGAACGCCAGGCAGAAGGACGCGCTGAGGCGCTCGTACGAATCGCTGACGGAGGCGATCAAGGCGGTAGATGGAAAACTCTCGCCCGAATTGATAGCGATAGAGCTCAGGGAATCGCTAGATTGCATAGGCGAGATGGTCGGAGAGACCGTGACCGACGATATACTCGATAAGGTATTCTCGCAATTTTGTATCGGGAAATAG
- the ablA gene encoding lysine 2,3-aminomutase has product MINASNSLAEHWKDVPESDWEDWHWQIKNRIMTYDGLKEVIKLTPSEEIGVKRSKGRLLMAITPYWLSLIDEMRPTCPIRKQAIPTAEEFDVSAFDMEDPCGEDKDSPVPGLVHRYPDRVLLLATEKCAMYCRHCTRRRIVGSEAHLTSPQNFEKAYEYIRSNRRIRDVLISGGDPLMLPDETLDDIIKNLKDIPSVEFVRIGTRMPVTVPMRVTESLVSMLKKYSPVWISLHFNHPKELTKRCRKACDMLADAGVPLGSQTVLLKGVNDRPSTMRRLMHELLKARVRPYYIYQCDPAKGISHFRTPIATGINIMEKMRGHTSGYAVPTYVVDAPGGGGKIPVAPNYVISQAKGSFTLRNFAGQIFTYHEPVEEGEVVRVNHQGKPAKTYASAQGKKDVKTAETKPAAA; this is encoded by the coding sequence TTGATAAACGCCTCTAATTCCTTGGCAGAACACTGGAAGGACGTGCCTGAAAGCGACTGGGAGGATTGGCATTGGCAGATAAAGAACAGGATAATGACCTATGACGGCCTGAAAGAGGTCATCAAGCTCACCCCGTCCGAAGAGATCGGGGTCAAAAGGTCGAAGGGCCGTCTCCTGATGGCGATAACGCCGTATTGGCTTTCGCTTATAGACGAGATGAGGCCGACCTGCCCCATCAGGAAGCAGGCGATACCGACGGCCGAGGAGTTCGATGTCTCGGCTTTTGATATGGAAGACCCGTGCGGGGAGGACAAGGACTCGCCTGTCCCCGGGCTCGTCCACAGGTATCCGGACAGGGTGCTCCTGTTGGCGACGGAGAAATGCGCGATGTATTGCCGCCATTGCACGAGGAGGAGGATCGTCGGGTCGGAGGCGCACCTGACAAGCCCGCAGAATTTCGAGAAGGCGTATGAATATATAAGGTCCAACCGCAGGATACGCGACGTCCTGATCTCCGGCGGAGACCCGCTCATGCTGCCGGACGAGACGCTGGATGATATCATTAAGAATTTGAAGGATATCCCGAGCGTCGAATTCGTCCGCATCGGGACGAGGATGCCGGTCACGGTCCCGATGAGGGTGACCGAGAGCCTGGTATCGATGCTTAAGAAATATTCCCCGGTATGGATATCGCTCCATTTCAACCATCCGAAGGAACTGACAAAACGCTGCAGGAAGGCGTGCGATATGCTGGCGGACGCGGGCGTGCCGCTCGGGAGCCAGACGGTGCTGTTAAAAGGCGTAAACGACAGGCCGTCTACGATGCGCAGGCTCATGCACGAGCTCCTTAAAGCCAGGGTGCGGCCTTATTATATTTACCAGTGCGATCCGGCGAAAGGCATTAGCCACTTCAGGACGCCGATAGCGACCGGGATAAATATAATGGAGAAGATGCGCGGCCATACATCGGGCTACGCGGTCCCGACGTATGTCGTCGACGCGCCCGGCGGGGGCGGAAAGATACCCGTGGCGCCGAACTACGTCATATCGCAGGCAAAGGGCTCCTTTACCTTAAGGAATTTCGCCGGACAGATATTCACCTATCATGAGCCTGTCGAGGAAGGCGAAGTGGTAAGGGTCAACCATCAGGGAAAACCCGCGAAGACCTACGCCTCGGCTCAGGGCAAGAAGGACGTAAAGACGGCCGAGACGAAACCAGCCGCCGCATGA
- a CDS encoding ATP-binding protein gives MKDLVFEIPSDPKYIKLASAKLIRALRELKLDKETLFDIRLCLEEAVINAIKYGNKLDDRLPVVISYAFSGGKLEITVRDQGAGFDYKATPDPRSDANILKHGGRGIFLINNLMDEVIYNDSGNEIKMIKFISGGKAHGSKR, from the coding sequence ATGAAAGATCTCGTCTTCGAGATACCGAGCGATCCTAAATATATAAAACTCGCCTCAGCCAAACTGATCCGCGCGCTCAGGGAACTCAAGCTGGACAAGGAGACGCTCTTCGACATAAGGCTTTGCCTGGAAGAGGCGGTCATAAACGCCATAAAATACGGCAACAAGCTTGACGACAGGCTGCCGGTCGTTATCAGCTACGCGTTTTCCGGGGGGAAGCTCGAGATAACCGTCCGCGACCAGGGCGCAGGTTTCGATTACAAGGCCACGCCTGACCCGCGCTCCGACGCGAATATACTCAAGCACGGCGGCCGCGGCATCTTTTTGATAAATAACCTCATGGATGAGGTCATATATAATGATAGCGGAAACGAGATAAAGATGATAAAATTTATAAGCGGAGGTAAAGCCCATGGTAGTAAAAGATAG